Proteins encoded together in one Anaerococcus murdochii window:
- a CDS encoding rhodanese-like domain-containing protein, giving the protein MDIKAISGDDLLKLDPTYKIIDVRTEEEYKNGHIKNAINIPLDKILENDFDLGKDEKLIIHCRTNGRSKMAVKKLAALGYKNLSLAPGVELFDYKLIK; this is encoded by the coding sequence ATGGATATTAAAGCAATTTCAGGCGACGACTTATTAAAACTTGACCCAACATATAAAATTATCGACGTAAGAACTGAAGAAGAATATAAAAATGGCCACATCAAAAATGCCATAAACATTCCACTTGATAAAATTTTGGAAAATGACTTTGACCTTGGAAAAGATGAAAAACTCATAATCCATTGCAGGACAAATGGCAGATCTAAGATGGCTGTTAAAAAACTAGCTGCACTTGGCTATAAAAACCTAAGCCTTGCCCCAGGAGTTGAACTCTTTGACTATAAGCTAATTAAATAA
- the pcp gene encoding pyroglutamyl-peptidase I: MKILITGFDAFGGEKINPASLILNKLGDEIDGHRLEKLFLPTKFVGSADILEKKIIKTRPDIIISLGQAGGRTDITAERVAINIADASIADNDGKMPIDEKIRWDGENAYFSTLPIKAIVENLRKEEIPASVSNSAGTYVCNFIMYNDLYFADKYKNISAGFIHVPYLPAQVLDKRGMGSMSLENMVKAVEIIIKTSIAYKGKEDLAKAEGRIC, encoded by the coding sequence ATGAAAATTTTAATTACAGGATTTGATGCCTTTGGCGGAGAAAAAATAAACCCAGCAAGTCTAATTTTAAATAAGCTCGGAGATGAAATTGATGGTCACAGGTTAGAAAAACTCTTTCTTCCTACTAAGTTTGTTGGAAGTGCAGATATACTTGAAAAGAAAATAATCAAGACAAGGCCAGATATAATCATTTCTCTTGGTCAAGCAGGCGGGAGGACTGATATTACAGCAGAAAGGGTGGCTATAAATATAGCAGATGCTTCGATTGCTGATAACGATGGGAAGATGCCTATTGATGAAAAAATAAGATGGGATGGAGAAAATGCCTATTTTTCGACACTGCCAATTAAGGCAATAGTTGAAAATCTTAGAAAAGAAGAAATTCCTGCTTCAGTTTCAAACTCAGCTGGTACCTATGTTTGCAATTTCATCATGTATAACGACTTGTATTTTGCCGATAAATACAAAAATATATCAGCAGGCTTTATCCATGTCCCATATTTGCCAGCCCAGGTTTTAGATAAGAGGGGTATGGGATCTATGAGTCTTGAAAATATGGTCAAGGCTGTAGAAATTATTATAAAAACATCGATAGCATACAAGGGCAAGGAAGACTTGGCCAAAGCAGAAGGGAGGATATGCTAA
- a CDS encoding alpha/beta fold hydrolase, with translation MNKIIIILLILLIPQIYYLIKEIRYKSLDMTKKFFRRQTVKKDGFYEEAYLTNTDGFDSFVRILSCENPKAIVQLIHGVAEHSGNYLDFANFLNKNGYIVVIGDHRGHGKSISTTYPNGYMKRAEEIVDDEIMVAKYMKKEYPGLKYYMLGHSMGSMLARLFIRKNDDLIDKLILTGTVPTNPLSAFALFFFNIGCFYFGDKGESRLIDALVGAKGLEFISYDGENIEIKANDPLRIFKFKTGYSRVLVEINKKLGQKSTYKCKNKDLEIYNMVGEDDIITKGDKGIKSSLDFLKSIGYKNIQNKVYKNMKHEILNETDKKMVYEDILNFFEGK, from the coding sequence ATGAACAAAATAATAATTATTTTATTAATTTTACTCATTCCACAAATTTATTATTTGATTAAGGAAATTCGTTATAAGTCACTTGATATGACAAAGAAGTTTTTTAGGAGGCAGACTGTAAAAAAAGATGGATTTTATGAGGAAGCCTACCTTACAAATACCGATGGTTTTGACTCTTTTGTAAGGATATTAAGTTGTGAAAATCCCAAGGCTATTGTTCAACTAATCCACGGTGTGGCAGAACATTCGGGAAATTATTTAGATTTTGCAAACTTTTTAAATAAAAATGGATACATAGTTGTAATAGGCGATCACAGGGGCCACGGCAAATCAATTTCAACTACCTATCCAAATGGCTATATGAAAAGGGCAGAAGAGATCGTGGACGATGAGATAATGGTTGCAAAATACATGAAAAAAGAATATCCAGGCCTTAAATATTATATGTTGGGCCATTCAATGGGATCTATGCTTGCTAGATTATTTATAAGGAAAAACGATGATTTAATAGACAAACTTATTTTAACTGGAACTGTGCCAACAAATCCTCTATCAGCCTTTGCCTTATTTTTCTTTAATATAGGATGTTTTTACTTTGGAGATAAGGGAGAAAGCAGGTTGATCGATGCCCTTGTTGGGGCAAAGGGTTTAGAATTTATATCTTATGATGGGGAAAATATAGAAATAAAAGCTAATGACCCACTTAGGATTTTTAAGTTTAAGACTGGTTATTCAAGGGTCTTAGTAGAGATTAATAAAAAATTAGGCCAAAAATCCACATATAAATGTAAAAATAAGGATTTGGAAATTTATAATATGGTTGGCGAAGATGACATTATAACCAAGGGAGATAAGGGAATTAAGTCCAGTCTAGATTTTTTAAAATCAATTGGTTATAAAAATATCCAAAATAAGGTCTATAAAAATATGAAACACGAAATTCTAAATGAAACCGACAAAAAAATGGTCTATGAGGATATATTGAATTTTTTTGAAGGTAAATAA
- a CDS encoding CAP domain-containing protein: MKKTKKVLALALLASLSANSLAFVNPQSENVAYASQKLDFGISTKNFESKAITLNLKQDEENKSQALAAIRNLRAKMWDENVPYISDAESNPTNMKLREYLKTKGITSKEAYINRTKWSTDLEKITIQRMYEVSLTGLSHQRPDGSDCATAGLPSGTRTYAEILANNSDPYTPEKAFNQWAYSKRANYGGKSEYDLLKESNGVYNNGNAHLHIILDPEYDHMGLSIIYAGDLNYVGVEFGYADKSDSNATGLVGDYTMYFGQAKEEESPKTDKKLSKEQREKLEQSISENKTQISAVKFLFETAPKKVEKVKDRLLALMDKSEKLIQKAEKMLQQ; this comes from the coding sequence ATGAAAAAAACAAAAAAAGTTCTAGCCTTAGCGCTATTAGCAAGTTTATCAGCAAATAGCCTAGCATTTGTAAATCCTCAAAGTGAAAATGTAGCTTATGCGAGCCAAAAGCTTGATTTTGGTATTTCTACAAAAAATTTTGAAAGTAAGGCTATCACCTTAAATTTAAAACAAGATGAGGAAAATAAATCTCAAGCACTTGCAGCAATTAGAAACTTAAGAGCAAAGATGTGGGATGAAAATGTACCATATATTTCTGATGCTGAATCAAATCCAACTAATATGAAGCTAAGAGAATATTTAAAGACTAAGGGAATCACATCAAAAGAAGCCTACATCAATAGAACAAAGTGGTCAACAGACCTTGAAAAAATAACCATTCAAAGGATGTATGAAGTTAGTCTTACAGGACTTTCTCACCAAAGACCTGACGGTAGTGATTGTGCTACAGCAGGGCTTCCAAGTGGTACAAGGACCTATGCTGAAATCCTTGCAAACAACTCTGATCCATATACACCTGAAAAAGCCTTCAATCAATGGGCTTACAGTAAGAGGGCAAATTATGGAGGCAAGAGTGAATATGATCTTCTGAAAGAATCAAACGGTGTTTACAACAACGGCAACGCCCACCTTCATATTATTCTTGACCCTGAATACGACCACATGGGTCTAAGCATAATTTATGCTGGTGACCTAAATTATGTAGGGGTTGAATTTGGCTACGCTGATAAGTCAGACTCAAATGCGACAGGTCTTGTTGGTGACTACACAATGTACTTTGGTCAAGCTAAGGAGGAAGAAAGCCCTAAAACAGATAAGAAACTTTCTAAAGAACAAAGAGAAAAATTAGAACAATCTATCAGCGAAAATAAGACACAAATATCAGCAGTAAAATTTTTGTTTGAAACAGCTCCAAAAAAGGTAGAGAAAGTCAAAGATAGACTTTTAGCACTGATGGATAAGTCAGAAAAATTAATTCAAAAAGCAGAAAAAATGTTACAACAATAA
- a CDS encoding fructosamine kinase family protein, with protein sequence MEKIIELLPINNVTNISPIEGGDVNDSYKLEADGGSYFMKVHKNKDASFFECEKAGLKLFEENGIFAPRALASGDIDGSAYLLMTYHHEERAGSQEDLAKVIADIHKIKSPDGKFGFPYPFIGTACDFDNEFKDTWKEVFLFERMDKLRDMLIKTKLWDDKDRIRYEEVRFVIERELDKHKSEAVLLHGDLWAGNFMFDEDERPIVFDPSPLYGDREFDIGVSTVFGGFRKAFYEEYKDLMPLDEGYQQRLNFYRLYILMKYMLRFGPVYDSSVNDLMKIITK encoded by the coding sequence ATGGAAAAAATTATAGAATTATTACCTATTAATAATGTAACAAATATCAGCCCAATTGAAGGTGGGGATGTGAATGATTCCTACAAGCTTGAGGCTGATGGTGGATCTTATTTTATGAAGGTCCATAAAAACAAAGATGCTTCATTTTTTGAATGTGAAAAAGCCGGACTTAAGTTATTTGAAGAAAATGGAATTTTTGCGCCAAGAGCCCTCGCAAGTGGGGATATAGATGGGTCAGCATATTTACTCATGACCTACCATCACGAAGAAAGAGCTGGTAGCCAGGAAGACTTGGCTAAGGTTATTGCAGATATTCACAAGATAAAAAGTCCTGATGGGAAATTTGGTTTTCCTTATCCATTTATTGGTACAGCTTGTGATTTTGACAATGAATTTAAAGACACTTGGAAGGAAGTTTTTCTTTTCGAGAGAATGGACAAGCTAAGAGATATGCTTATAAAAACCAAACTTTGGGATGATAAGGATAGGATTAGGTACGAAGAAGTAAGGTTTGTCATAGAAAGAGAGCTTGATAAACATAAGTCAGAAGCGGTTTTACTCCACGGCGACCTATGGGCAGGAAACTTTATGTTTGATGAAGACGAAAGACCAATCGTATTTGACCCATCACCACTTTATGGTGATAGGGAATTTGATATTGGAGTTTCAACAGTTTTTGGCGGTTTTAGAAAGGCTTTCTATGAGGAATACAAGGACCTAATGCCACTTGATGAAGGCTATCAACAACGTCTTAATTTCTATAGACTCTATATTTTAATGAAATATATGTTAAGGTTTGGTCCAGTTTACGATTCATCTGTAAATGACCTAATGAAGATAATTACTAAGTAA